Proteins co-encoded in one Hymenobacter swuensis DY53 genomic window:
- the pncA gene encoding bifunctional nicotinamidase/pyrazinamidase produces the protein MTALLLIDIQNDFLPGGSLAVPAGHEILPLVNRLQPHYELVVATQDWHPAAHQSFASQHPGHALFSSIDLHGLPQTLWPDHCVQGTPGAEFSTQLDQHRIEAIFRKGMNPEIDSYSGFFDNGHRKSTGLADYLRGRGVQEVHLCGLAADYCVYFSALDALQESFRVAFLAEATRAISVEGYQEARRVLAQRGATFQLLADL, from the coding sequence ATGACCGCTCTCCTGCTCATTGACATTCAAAACGACTTCTTACCCGGTGGCTCATTGGCCGTGCCCGCCGGCCACGAAATACTACCATTGGTGAATCGCCTACAGCCCCACTATGAGCTGGTAGTAGCTACCCAGGACTGGCATCCGGCTGCTCACCAGAGCTTTGCCAGCCAGCACCCCGGCCACGCGCTGTTTTCATCGATTGACTTGCACGGTCTCCCGCAAACCCTGTGGCCCGACCACTGCGTGCAGGGTACGCCGGGGGCTGAATTCAGCACCCAGCTTGATCAGCACCGGATTGAGGCCATTTTCCGCAAGGGCATGAACCCGGAAATAGATTCCTATAGCGGGTTTTTCGACAATGGCCACCGCAAGAGCACCGGCCTGGCCGATTACCTGCGGGGCCGGGGGGTGCAGGAAGTACACCTGTGCGGACTGGCGGCCGATTACTGCGTGTATTTTTCGGCGCTGGATGCGCTGCAGGAAAGCTTCCGGGTTGCTTTTCTGGCAGAAGCCACCCGCGCTATTTCAGTGGAAGGCTACCAGGAAGCCCGCCGCGTGCTGGCCCAACGGGGAGCAACTTTCCAACTTCTCGCAGACCTATAG
- a CDS encoding BLUF domain-containing protein, whose amino-acid sequence MDSLHHIIYQSTAVMALSGPELERLLNQSRVHNQLAGVSGMLLYDGNRFLQVLEGPEVAVTHIFSRIVPDCRHTDVQVLANGPLAQRQFSAWSMGLVNYGICSKADFEDPLPAMLSVTDAALWMLLHDFQLNASRMQRYMAS is encoded by the coding sequence ATGGATTCACTACACCATATCATCTACCAGAGCACGGCTGTCATGGCACTATCCGGGCCGGAACTGGAGCGGCTCCTGAACCAATCCAGAGTGCATAACCAACTGGCCGGGGTATCCGGCATGCTATTATACGACGGCAACCGGTTTCTGCAGGTATTGGAAGGTCCGGAGGTGGCCGTTACCCATATTTTCAGCCGTATTGTGCCCGACTGCCGCCACACCGACGTGCAGGTGCTGGCCAACGGCCCATTGGCGCAGCGACAGTTCAGTGCCTGGTCGATGGGATTGGTGAACTACGGCATCTGTTCCAAAGCTGACTTTGAGGACCCGCTACCGGCCATGCTCAGCGTTACCGACGCGGCCTTGTGGATGCTGCTCCATGATTTTCAGCTGAATGCCAGTCGTATGCAGCGGTATATGGCGTCTTAA
- a CDS encoding 2'-5' RNA ligase family protein: MTDSPVAPIILTLTLDAASHQYFNRLRQQHFPPERNYLEAHVTLFHHLPGAEQATIEQHLQAVTASVPPLPLHVSGLRFLGQGVAYSIENPQVQQLHRELQKTWADWLTPQDQQPLRLHVTVQNKVLPTVARTLYEELTASFTPLEAVGTGFTLWAYQGGPWQELARFPFQAAAV; encoded by the coding sequence ATGACCGATTCTCCTGTGGCTCCCATCATTCTGACGCTGACGCTGGATGCAGCTTCACACCAGTACTTCAACCGGCTACGACAACAGCATTTCCCGCCGGAACGCAACTACCTAGAAGCTCACGTTACCCTTTTTCACCACTTGCCCGGCGCAGAGCAGGCCACCATTGAGCAGCACCTGCAGGCCGTAACCGCCTCCGTGCCTCCCCTCCCGCTACATGTCAGCGGCTTGCGGTTTCTGGGGCAGGGCGTGGCGTATTCGATTGAGAACCCGCAGGTACAGCAGCTCCACCGGGAACTGCAGAAAACCTGGGCGGACTGGCTCACGCCCCAGGACCAGCAGCCCCTCCGGCTGCACGTTACGGTGCAAAACAAAGTCCTGCCCACCGTTGCTCGGACTCTGTACGAAGAGTTAACCGCCAGTTTTACGCCGTTGGAGGCCGTGGGCACGGGTTTTACCCTATGGGCTTATCAGGGCGGGCCGTGGCAGGAGCTGGCACGGTTTCCGTTTCAAGCAGCGGCGGTGTAG
- a CDS encoding T9SS type A sorting domain-containing protein gives MKNPILFLLLLSSHCAWAQLPTSSFAVSSACPASARNPSQLYQVLQDGSMQTVGTVRINGGNNLIINGLGYDQADQSVLYGMRVEQQSLANFTTFTPQLYRINLSTALADSVRPMTAPETPPASELTQPTGSQTTTDVRQTLNFVADSGPNGQYYIGGATFRIIFDTFFGFPLPNTARVSDARLYVGTVDLTSIAAPTWQRLNTSDPATAAVVESFRSQAEAYIRSSGSGPTPEGGIQDWVYDKATGNLVSYLGLTDQYLTISNPATAPVAVTTAVTTPIPATPSGDRNVGAMFSDRFDNVYTVRAATGEIFRIDGQTGNYTGRAYGAALGCTRGDAVSFRDALPLPVTLVRFGATATTAGVRLDWLTASEQQVGYFEVERSATGTSWQPVGRVVAGNRPGGQSYSVLDAPPLAGQSYYRLAMHDEDGRVAYSSVQPVNRAGDFVLQVYPNPAREQVQVLLPTAELSATLELRNTRGQLVRQLRTDVGSNTAQLRTAGLPGGVYFLRVSQAGYSKTSRLVIVAP, from the coding sequence ATGAAAAACCCTATACTCTTCCTACTCCTGCTCAGTAGTCATTGTGCGTGGGCTCAACTGCCTACCAGCAGCTTTGCCGTATCGTCGGCGTGTCCGGCTTCGGCCCGGAACCCTTCCCAGCTGTACCAGGTACTGCAGGATGGCTCCATGCAGACAGTTGGCACCGTGCGCATCAACGGTGGCAATAATCTGATCATCAATGGCCTCGGCTATGACCAAGCCGATCAGTCGGTATTGTACGGTATGCGGGTGGAGCAGCAGAGCCTGGCCAACTTCACGACGTTTACACCTCAGCTTTACCGCATTAACCTGAGCACTGCCCTGGCCGATTCCGTTCGGCCCATGACGGCTCCGGAAACGCCGCCCGCCAGTGAGCTGACGCAACCTACCGGCTCTCAGACTACTACGGACGTGCGGCAGACACTCAACTTCGTGGCTGATAGCGGCCCCAATGGTCAGTATTACATCGGGGGAGCCACATTCCGCATTATTTTCGATACATTTTTCGGGTTTCCGCTGCCCAATACGGCCCGCGTATCTGACGCCCGTCTGTATGTAGGCACCGTAGACCTGACCAGTATTGCCGCGCCCACCTGGCAGCGCCTCAACACCTCCGACCCTGCTACTGCTGCCGTGGTAGAGTCATTCCGCAGTCAGGCGGAGGCCTACATCCGCTCCAGTGGCTCTGGGCCTACGCCCGAGGGCGGTATTCAGGACTGGGTGTACGATAAAGCAACCGGAAACCTGGTGAGCTACCTGGGCCTCACCGACCAATACCTGACCATCAGCAACCCGGCCACCGCCCCGGTGGCCGTTACAACTGCCGTAACCACCCCAATTCCCGCTACCCCATCCGGCGACAGGAACGTGGGTGCCATGTTCTCTGACCGGTTCGACAATGTATACACGGTGCGGGCGGCCACCGGGGAGATTTTCCGGATTGATGGCCAGACGGGCAACTACACCGGGCGGGCCTACGGGGCGGCTCTGGGCTGCACCCGGGGCGACGCCGTCAGCTTCCGCGACGCGCTGCCGCTGCCCGTCACGCTCGTGCGGTTTGGCGCTACTGCTACCACCGCAGGCGTCCGGCTCGACTGGTTGACTGCCAGCGAGCAGCAGGTGGGCTATTTTGAGGTTGAGCGCAGTGCTACCGGTACCAGCTGGCAGCCCGTAGGGCGGGTGGTTGCCGGAAACCGGCCCGGTGGGCAGTCGTACTCAGTGCTGGACGCTCCCCCCCTGGCCGGACAGTCGTATTACCGGCTGGCGATGCACGATGAGGACGGCCGCGTGGCGTATTCCTCGGTTCAGCCCGTCAACAGGGCCGGCGACTTTGTGCTTCAGGTGTATCCTAACCCGGCCCGGGAGCAGGTACAGGTGCTGTTGCCCACCGCCGAACTATCAGCTACGCTGGAGTTGCGCAACACCCGAGGCCAACTGGTTCGACAGCTGCGCACCGATGTAGGGAGCAACACGGCACAGCTGCGTACAGCCGGGCTACCGGGCGGCGTTTACTTTCTGCGGGTAAGCCAGGCCGGCTACAGCAAAACCTCCCGCCTGGTGATTGTGGCACCGTAA
- the hutI gene encoding imidazolonepropionase yields the protein MAYSLLIRNCGQLLTLAGSSTARPLTGSALTDWRSISGGYVACENDRIVAVGPMAELDETQVTAATMVLDAAGRVVLPGLVECHTHLVFGGNRAHEFQRKLKGEAYLDILASGGGILSTVQATRTASQEQLLANALHHLAGFQRYGITTLEAKSGYGLDAETELRLVEVAREAGRRQPVRVVPAFLGAHVPGPEYRGRPAEYLAMLVRDVLPYLNPQEVPFVDIFCEEGAFSVADSRQYLAQAQELGFGLKIHAEQLHDLGGCEMAAQLGAISIDHADYLAPAAAARIARQSQGRTVAVLLPLVPLFLRQDRYAPGRAFIEAGLPVALSTDFNPGSCPSKNLWLAVSVACLKMGLTPREAIAAVTINAAWAIGQQQECGSLEPGKRADILVLDVPALEEIPYWLGENPVQQVIIGGKLV from the coding sequence ATGGCCTACTCACTTCTGATCCGCAACTGCGGCCAATTGCTTACGCTGGCCGGCTCCTCCACTGCCCGGCCCCTCACCGGCTCCGCGCTTACGGACTGGCGCAGCATTTCGGGGGGCTACGTGGCCTGTGAAAACGACCGGATAGTAGCCGTTGGCCCGATGGCGGAGCTGGATGAAACCCAAGTCACGGCGGCTACCATGGTGCTGGATGCGGCGGGGCGGGTAGTGCTGCCAGGCTTGGTAGAGTGCCATACCCACCTGGTTTTCGGGGGCAACCGGGCCCATGAGTTTCAGCGCAAGCTCAAGGGCGAAGCCTACCTCGATATTCTGGCCAGCGGCGGCGGTATTCTGAGTACGGTGCAGGCCACGCGGACCGCCTCGCAGGAGCAGCTACTGGCCAATGCACTGCACCACCTGGCGGGTTTTCAGCGTTACGGCATTACCACACTGGAAGCCAAAAGTGGGTACGGGCTTGATGCGGAAACGGAACTGCGGCTTGTGGAGGTTGCCCGGGAGGCCGGCCGACGGCAGCCGGTGCGGGTAGTGCCTGCTTTCCTGGGAGCCCACGTTCCCGGGCCTGAATACCGGGGCCGCCCGGCCGAGTATCTGGCCATGCTGGTGCGCGACGTGCTGCCGTACCTGAATCCGCAGGAAGTACCGTTCGTGGATATCTTCTGCGAGGAAGGCGCGTTTTCCGTGGCCGACTCGCGGCAGTACCTGGCGCAGGCGCAGGAGCTGGGGTTCGGCTTGAAAATCCATGCCGAGCAGCTGCACGACCTGGGCGGCTGCGAAATGGCCGCGCAGCTGGGAGCCATCAGCATCGACCACGCCGACTATCTGGCTCCGGCCGCCGCCGCGCGCATTGCCCGCCAGAGCCAGGGCCGCACCGTAGCGGTATTGCTGCCGCTGGTGCCGTTGTTTCTGCGGCAGGACCGGTACGCACCCGGGCGCGCCTTCATTGAGGCCGGACTGCCGGTGGCGCTCAGCACCGACTTCAACCCGGGTTCCTGCCCCAGCAAAAACCTGTGGTTGGCGGTGTCGGTGGCCTGTCTGAAAATGGGCCTGACGCCTCGTGAGGCCATAGCGGCTGTAACTATCAACGCAGCCTGGGCCATCGGGCAGCAGCAGGAGTGTGGCAGCCTGGAACCCGGCAAACGGGCCGATATTCTGGTGCTGGACGTGCCTGCGCTGGAGGAAATTCCGTACTGGCTGGGCGAAAACCCGGTGCAGCAGGTGATTATCGGTGGGAAATTGGTGTAG
- a CDS encoding outer membrane beta-barrel protein: MTEHESEQFYQDLNRKLEGYGSAPPEAVWAAIREQVPAKQSRNWRLLLLLLLLAFVVGTVKIGNDYWHPFASHKTGSQAAQHPTNQPEAGRATNRQQLPPAYATVNPAVAAASAEPNAITRATTSTVSPIAGPAGTVAGKSGAPMLPAVTARTKRERRTWNGAVAGVANGPDGAARSKRRNPRWAAGLLTGTTKPTRTSYQSLESEGSRRALQRPGAARRSRTDLNRTIGEAAENPAAENPAAGDATANATATRRSRKQTQKISNEPLALLAIRPKPLEPAEPEVHAKRRARKRPTKQELRLRNWSAQLVLGPSLTYRFLGGSPTQLERLERPNLGFSGQATAAYAFSRQLTVAAGLGYAEFANSLNYQLKKTSQENLLQKDFRDVYRFLTIPVQAQLTLQGNHRWRYGVLGGGNVAFLTGARTTEGSACNCGQRQWTTDAVNLPFRRLNLALTGGVFASYQFAPGQWLTIRPQGQVFLNSLTVPDSTRAPRRPWSTGVQIGYSWDLDPRKH, encoded by the coding sequence ATGACTGAGCACGAATCGGAACAATTTTACCAGGACCTGAACCGCAAATTGGAAGGCTACGGCAGTGCCCCGCCCGAAGCGGTGTGGGCCGCTATCCGCGAACAGGTCCCCGCCAAACAGTCGCGCAACTGGCGGCTCTTGTTACTGCTGTTGCTGCTGGCCTTCGTGGTTGGCACCGTAAAAATCGGCAATGACTATTGGCACCCGTTTGCAAGCCATAAAACTGGCAGCCAGGCAGCCCAGCATCCCACAAACCAGCCCGAAGCTGGCCGTGCAACCAACCGGCAGCAACTACCGCCAGCCTACGCCACGGTTAATCCGGCCGTTGCTGCGGCCTCTGCTGAACCCAATGCTATTACCCGCGCAACTACTTCAACAGTCAGCCCGATTGCGGGACCAGCCGGAACTGTTGCAGGAAAGTCCGGCGCACCGATGCTCCCAGCTGTAACCGCCCGCACCAAACGGGAGCGGCGCACCTGGAATGGCGCTGTAGCGGGAGTGGCAAACGGCCCCGACGGCGCGGCGCGCAGCAAGCGGCGCAACCCACGCTGGGCCGCCGGGCTGCTGACAGGCACCACCAAACCCACTCGTACTTCCTACCAGAGCCTGGAAAGCGAAGGGAGCCGCCGCGCCTTGCAGCGGCCCGGTGCCGCCCGTCGCAGCCGAACCGACCTGAACCGTACTATCGGGGAAGCTGCCGAAAACCCTGCCGCCGAAAACCCTGCCGCCGGAGACGCCACCGCAAATGCCACAGCTACCCGACGGAGCCGGAAACAGACGCAGAAAATCAGCAACGAGCCGTTGGCGCTACTGGCCATCAGGCCCAAACCGCTGGAGCCGGCCGAGCCGGAAGTGCATGCCAAACGTCGTGCCCGTAAGCGCCCCACCAAACAGGAGTTGCGGCTGCGCAACTGGAGCGCCCAGCTGGTGCTTGGCCCAAGCCTCACCTACCGCTTCCTGGGGGGCTCACCTACCCAGCTGGAACGGTTGGAGCGGCCGAATCTGGGCTTCTCGGGCCAGGCAACGGCCGCCTACGCCTTTTCGCGGCAACTGACAGTAGCGGCTGGTCTGGGCTACGCCGAGTTTGCCAATTCGCTGAACTACCAGCTGAAGAAAACCTCCCAGGAAAATCTGCTGCAGAAGGACTTCCGCGACGTGTATCGCTTCCTGACTATTCCGGTGCAGGCCCAGCTGACGCTGCAGGGCAACCACCGCTGGCGCTACGGAGTGCTGGGCGGCGGCAACGTGGCTTTTCTTACCGGAGCCCGCACCACCGAAGGCTCGGCCTGCAACTGCGGCCAGCGCCAATGGACTACCGACGCGGTGAATCTGCCCTTCCGTCGCCTCAATCTGGCTCTTACCGGGGGCGTATTTGCCAGCTACCAGTTTGCACCGGGGCAGTGGCTTACCATCCGGCCCCAGGGGCAAGTATTTCTTAATTCGCTCACGGTCCCTGACAGCACCCGCGCGCCCCGCCGCCCCTGGAGTACCGGCGTGCAGATTGGCTACAGCTGGGACCTAGACCCGCGCAAACACTAA
- a CDS encoding RNA polymerase sigma factor, which translates to MAESIDHLVEGCRRGQPAAQRALYERLGYQLMGVCLRYCPSRAEAEDALQLTFVKIFTRLDQFRNQGPFEAWARRIAVTTSLNLWHQHQQRGPHLDTEEAADIPHPDGTPFDQLSAADVVQLMNTLPPGYRTVLNLYAVEGYSHAEIGELLGISEGTSKSQLSRARRLLEERLHQQAHIPHYHD; encoded by the coding sequence ATGGCCGAATCAATTGACCACCTCGTGGAAGGCTGCCGGCGCGGACAGCCGGCCGCGCAACGGGCCCTCTATGAGCGACTGGGCTACCAGCTGATGGGCGTGTGCCTGCGCTACTGTCCCTCCCGGGCCGAAGCCGAAGACGCCCTCCAGCTGACCTTCGTGAAGATTTTCACGCGGCTCGACCAGTTCCGTAATCAGGGGCCTTTCGAGGCTTGGGCGCGCCGCATTGCCGTCACGACTTCCCTCAATCTCTGGCACCAGCACCAGCAGCGGGGGCCGCATCTGGACACGGAGGAAGCCGCCGACATTCCCCATCCGGACGGCACGCCCTTCGATCAGCTTTCCGCTGCCGATGTGGTGCAGCTGATGAACACACTGCCGCCCGGCTACCGCACCGTCCTAAACCTGTACGCCGTCGAAGGCTACTCGCACGCCGAAATCGGGGAGCTGCTGGGCATTTCGGAAGGCACCAGCAAGTCGCAGCTTTCCCGGGCCCGCCGCCTACTGGAAGAACGCCTGCACCAGCAGGCTCACATCCCTCACTACCATGACTGA
- a CDS encoding PhzF family phenazine biosynthesis protein, with translation MLLPIYQVDAFTDRPFAGNPAAVCPLTEWLPTDTMQAIAAENNLAETAFFVPGSGNEYEIRWFTPAVEVELCGHATLASAHVLYRHLRFQGAEIVFHSKSGPLRVSQAEAGMLTLDFPARPPHLITEHPDGLLDGLRATPLQLLAGPDLVCVFATEAEVRALHPDMAHLIKVEYRAVIATAPGSEGVDFVSRFFGPRVGVPEDPVTGSAHTTLVPYWAARLGKTHLHARQVSARSGDLWCELRGERVLMSGHAVTYLQGEIEVPA, from the coding sequence ATGCTGCTGCCCATTTATCAGGTGGATGCCTTCACCGACCGGCCTTTTGCCGGCAACCCCGCTGCCGTATGTCCGCTGACCGAGTGGCTGCCCACCGACACCATGCAGGCCATTGCCGCCGAAAATAACCTGGCGGAAACGGCCTTTTTCGTGCCAGGGAGCGGGAATGAGTACGAAATCCGCTGGTTCACGCCGGCCGTGGAGGTGGAGCTGTGCGGGCACGCTACGCTGGCCTCGGCGCATGTGCTGTACCGTCACCTCCGGTTTCAGGGCGCGGAAATCGTATTTCACTCGAAAAGCGGCCCGCTGCGGGTAAGTCAGGCTGAAGCCGGGATGCTGACCCTCGACTTCCCGGCCCGGCCCCCGCACCTCATCACCGAGCACCCCGATGGCCTGCTCGACGGCCTGCGGGCCACCCCGCTCCAGCTGCTGGCCGGCCCCGATCTGGTGTGCGTATTCGCTACCGAAGCCGAAGTGCGCGCTCTGCACCCCGACATGGCTCACCTCATTAAGGTGGAATACCGGGCCGTTATTGCTACCGCTCCAGGTTCTGAGGGCGTAGATTTCGTGTCGCGCTTTTTCGGCCCCCGGGTGGGTGTGCCCGAAGATCCGGTAACCGGCTCGGCCCATACTACCCTGGTGCCGTATTGGGCCGCACGGCTGGGCAAGACCCACCTGCACGCCCGCCAGGTTTCAGCCCGTAGTGGCGACCTGTGGTGCGAGCTGCGCGGCGAACGGGTGCTCATGAGCGGCCACGCCGTTACGTATCTACAGGGCGAGATTGAGGTACCAGCGTAA
- a CDS encoding DoxX-like family protein, with product MRRAALGPWVLRCGIAAVWLINGLMCKVLHLVPRHEAIVARMLGPAYASPLTKLIGLAEIGMALWVLSGRYLRLSVAVQIALVLTMNVLGFLLAPDLLLWHHYNLLFAGLFTLVLYYYGFRLTPRPSSLF from the coding sequence ATGCGGCGTGCGGCCTTGGGTCCGTGGGTGCTGCGTTGCGGCATTGCGGCTGTGTGGCTAATCAATGGGCTGATGTGCAAGGTGCTGCACCTAGTGCCGCGCCACGAAGCTATTGTGGCCCGCATGCTGGGGCCCGCGTATGCCAGCCCGCTCACAAAGCTTATCGGGCTGGCGGAAATAGGCATGGCCCTCTGGGTACTGAGCGGACGCTACCTGCGGCTGAGTGTGGCTGTGCAAATAGCTCTGGTGCTGACGATGAACGTGCTGGGATTCCTGTTGGCTCCCGATTTATTGCTCTGGCATCACTATAACCTGCTGTTTGCTGGCCTATTTACGCTGGTGCTATATTATTATGGCTTTCGGCTGACGCCCAGGCCTTCCTCTCTATTTTAA